One region of Flavobacterium sp. GSB-24 genomic DNA includes:
- the acs gene encoding acetate--CoA ligase: protein MSYYKIENLEQYFKHYNKSIREPRKFWGKIAEENFTWYQQWEKVVDFNMADAEVKWFTEAKVNITKNCIDRHLSKRGDKTAIIFEPNDPSEDALHITYNELYERVSKMANVLREQGVRKGDRVCIYLPMIPELAVAVLACARIGAIHSVVFAGFSASAVSARINDCECKMVITSDGGYRGNKTIDLKGIVDEALETCPSVEKVLVAKRTKTDVKMKEGRDIWLQPLLDAALDNSVAEIMDAEDPLFILYTSGSTGKPKGMVHTTAGYMVYTAYTFKNVFSHEENDIFWCTADIGWITGHSYILYGPLLNGGTTVLFEGVPSYPDFSRFWEIIEKHKITQFYTAPTAIRSLAKESLDYIQKYPLKSLKVIGSVGEPINEEAWHWFNDHVGDKRCPVVDTWWQTETGGIMISPIAFVTPTKPTYATLPLPGIQPVLMDEKRNEIEGNQVVGSLCIKFPWPGIARTIWNNHERYKETYFSAFPGKYFTGDGAGTAPIEDAINEHPAVAESAIVGFPHDIKGNALYGYVILKETGEVRNKENLSKEINQYIADHIGPIAKLDKIQFVSGLPKTRSGKIMRRILRKIAEGDFSNFGDTSTLLNPEVVEQIMKERIS from the coding sequence ATGAGCTATTACAAAATTGAAAATTTAGAACAATATTTTAAACATTACAATAAGTCAATAAGGGAGCCAAGAAAATTTTGGGGAAAAATAGCTGAGGAGAATTTCACATGGTACCAACAATGGGAAAAAGTAGTTGATTTTAATATGGCTGATGCTGAAGTAAAATGGTTTACAGAAGCTAAAGTTAACATTACCAAAAACTGTATCGATAGACATTTAAGCAAAAGGGGAGATAAAACGGCTATTATTTTTGAGCCAAACGATCCTTCTGAAGATGCTTTACATATAACGTATAACGAATTATACGAAAGAGTTTCAAAAATGGCAAACGTTCTTCGCGAGCAGGGTGTTCGAAAAGGAGATAGAGTTTGTATTTATTTGCCAATGATTCCAGAATTAGCCGTTGCTGTATTGGCTTGTGCTAGAATTGGAGCGATACATTCTGTTGTTTTTGCTGGATTTTCTGCATCTGCAGTATCTGCAAGAATTAACGACTGCGAATGTAAAATGGTTATCACATCTGATGGAGGTTATAGAGGTAACAAAACAATTGACTTAAAGGGAATTGTTGACGAAGCTTTAGAAACTTGTCCATCTGTAGAAAAAGTTTTAGTGGCAAAAAGAACTAAAACTGATGTAAAAATGAAAGAAGGCCGTGATATCTGGTTACAGCCATTATTAGATGCAGCTCTAGATAATAGTGTTGCCGAAATTATGGATGCAGAAGATCCTTTGTTTATTTTATATACTTCGGGATCAACAGGTAAACCAAAAGGAATGGTTCACACTACTGCTGGTTACATGGTTTATACAGCGTATACTTTTAAAAATGTTTTCAGCCACGAAGAAAATGATATTTTCTGGTGTACAGCAGATATAGGCTGGATCACAGGACATTCTTATATATTATACGGACCATTATTAAATGGAGGTACGACTGTACTTTTTGAAGGTGTTCCTTCCTACCCTGATTTCAGCCGTTTTTGGGAAATTATCGAAAAACATAAAATTACACAATTCTATACAGCACCAACAGCAATTCGTTCGTTAGCAAAAGAAAGCCTAGATTATATTCAAAAATATCCTCTAAAATCTCTTAAAGTTATTGGATCTGTTGGAGAACCAATTAACGAGGAAGCTTGGCACTGGTTCAATGACCATGTTGGAGATAAAAGATGTCCAGTTGTAGATACATGGTGGCAGACAGAAACTGGAGGAATCATGATTTCACCGATTGCGTTTGTTACACCTACAAAACCTACTTATGCAACTTTACCATTACCAGGAATTCAGCCCGTTTTGATGGATGAGAAACGTAATGAGATTGAAGGAAACCAAGTAGTGGGAAGCTTATGTATTAAATTCCCGTGGCCTGGAATTGCAAGAACAATCTGGAACAATCACGAACGTTACAAAGAAACTTATTTCTCTGCTTTTCCTGGAAAATATTTTACAGGAGACGGAGCAGGAACAGCACCAATTGAAGACGCAATCAACGAACACCCTGCAGTTGCAGAATCTGCTATTGTTGGATTCCCTCATGATATTAAAGGAAATGCTTTGTATGGTTACGTTATTCTAAAAGAAACTGGAGAAGTTAGAAATAAAGAGAATTTGTCTAAAGAAATCAATCAATATATTGCAGATCATATTGGACCAATTGCTAAATTAGATAAAATTCAGTTTGTATCTGGTTTGCCAAAAACACGTTCAGGAAAAATCATGCGTAGAATTTTACGTAAAATAGCTGAAGGAGATTTTTCTAATTTTGGAGATACTTCAACTTTATTAAATCCAGAAGTTGTAGAACAAATTATGAAAGAAAGAATTTCTTAA
- a CDS encoding 3'-5' exonuclease, whose amino-acid sequence MLDWLKNINKDYPEFWKDYLTKFETKPNKFVVLSTETSGLNPDRDVILSLGAFSVIDDSIVIKESFETVLLQYKYLQDNGLSNEFIIESKMMKMPEPDALEAFVNFIGNSVLVGHHINFDVEMLNAALERLDCGRLKNEALDVDVMYRKLTDINDKQFSLDDLCEIYKIPKSDRNSSSEDAYRIGLLFLKLKSRLGIK is encoded by the coding sequence ATGCTAGACTGGCTGAAAAATATTAATAAAGACTATCCAGAATTCTGGAAAGATTATTTAACTAAATTCGAAACTAAACCTAATAAGTTTGTTGTTTTATCAACAGAAACATCAGGGTTAAATCCGGATAGAGATGTTATATTGTCTCTTGGTGCGTTCTCAGTTATTGATGATAGTATTGTTATTAAAGAAAGTTTTGAAACTGTTTTACTTCAATACAAATATCTTCAAGATAATGGTCTTTCAAATGAATTTATCATTGAAAGCAAAATGATGAAAATGCCTGAACCAGATGCACTTGAAGCTTTTGTAAATTTTATCGGAAATTCAGTTTTGGTCGGACATCATATTAATTTTGATGTGGAAATGCTCAATGCAGCTTTAGAACGTCTGGATTGCGGAAGATTAAAAAATGAAGCTCTTGATGTTGACGTGATGTACAGAAAACTAACTGATATAAATGACAAACAGTTTTCGCTTGACGATTTGTGCGAAATTTATAAAATTCCAAAAAGCGATCGAAATTCTTCTTCTGAAGATGCTTATAGAATTGGTCTATTATTTTTGAAGTTAAAATCTCGTTTAGGAATTAAATAA
- a CDS encoding DUF294 nucleotidyltransferase-like domain-containing protein — MNTVAEHIADFLKEYKPFDNLTFQELSDIATNIRVINLEKHAVLFQNNDPLHDSFYVVASGVINLTTIADAEETIINKCHEGDIFGLRPFFAKNNYMMTAKAREESIIYAIPIAVFRPFVANNSDVLNFLLESFAVNSRHTKDSVSSNGKLISDTDFLDQQSEMQYIQSLNYNNSPLTTQSNHIIKDVAILMTDSMVDNIIICEKNHPIGIVTNADLSSKIATGRYPITETIDKIMSSPVVTVLENVSLAEAQLLMLKHNVTHLCVTKDGTSKSVVKGIISEHDLIVAQASNPGVLIKEIKRSQLPKDLKQIRDRLSDLIQNSIQKNIPISHVSNIASEINLAIIKRAVELSILDLGSPPARFAWLSIGSQGRKEQLLLTDQDSILIFEDVTPEKYREVKDYFLRLAKRTTSILEKVGYEYCPNGHMGSNMLWCKSLSDWTKQYNSWMNTPGENSNDLSSIFFDYEIVFGEPKIEEAIENVIFKNAVNNTLFFDFLGNDALKRNSPLSFFKKFIVEEEGPHKGKFDIKTRALMPLIDGARLLILNANIKGIQNTYLRFKQLAITDSKNAEIYLSCADAFLTLSKFRTVEGLKNDDSGQYINLREMSKTDKEKLKNALTPMKDLEELIKSKFQLTQFS; from the coding sequence ATGAATACAGTCGCTGAGCATATTGCAGATTTTTTAAAAGAATACAAACCATTTGATAATTTAACTTTTCAGGAATTATCAGATATTGCTACGAATATTCGTGTCATTAATTTAGAAAAACATGCGGTTTTGTTTCAAAATAACGATCCGCTTCATGATAGTTTTTATGTTGTAGCTTCTGGTGTAATTAATCTTACGACTATTGCAGACGCTGAAGAAACAATTATAAATAAATGTCACGAAGGAGATATTTTTGGTTTACGTCCGTTTTTTGCCAAAAATAATTACATGATGACCGCTAAAGCACGTGAAGAAAGTATTATATACGCTATTCCAATCGCTGTGTTTAGACCTTTTGTTGCTAATAACTCAGACGTTTTAAACTTTTTATTAGAAAGTTTTGCTGTAAATTCAAGACATACAAAAGACAGCGTGAGCTCAAACGGTAAACTGATTTCTGATACTGATTTCTTAGATCAGCAATCGGAAATGCAATATATTCAGTCACTTAACTACAATAATTCGCCGTTAACAACGCAATCTAATCATATTATTAAAGATGTTGCGATTTTAATGACCGATTCGATGGTCGATAATATTATAATCTGCGAAAAAAATCACCCTATTGGTATTGTTACCAATGCCGATTTATCTTCGAAGATTGCAACAGGACGTTATCCTATTACTGAAACTATTGACAAAATTATGTCATCGCCGGTTGTTACGGTTTTAGAAAATGTTTCATTGGCAGAGGCGCAATTGTTAATGCTGAAACATAATGTGACACACCTATGCGTTACAAAAGACGGAACAAGCAAATCTGTTGTAAAAGGAATTATTTCTGAACACGATCTTATTGTGGCTCAAGCCAGTAACCCTGGTGTTTTAATTAAAGAAATTAAACGTTCGCAACTTCCGAAAGATTTAAAACAAATACGTGATCGTTTATCTGATTTGATTCAAAATTCAATTCAAAAAAATATTCCAATTTCGCATGTGAGTAATATTGCGAGCGAAATTAATCTGGCAATCATTAAACGCGCTGTTGAGCTTTCTATTTTAGATTTAGGCTCCCCTCCTGCACGTTTTGCTTGGTTAAGTATTGGAAGTCAAGGACGTAAAGAACAACTGTTACTTACAGACCAAGACAGTATTTTAATTTTTGAAGATGTTACACCTGAAAAATACAGAGAAGTAAAAGATTATTTCTTGAGATTAGCAAAAAGAACAACTTCTATACTTGAAAAAGTAGGTTACGAATATTGCCCTAATGGACATATGGGAAGCAACATGCTTTGGTGTAAGTCATTGAGTGACTGGACAAAACAGTACAACAGCTGGATGAATACTCCAGGTGAAAACAGTAATGATTTGAGCAGTATTTTCTTTGATTATGAAATTGTTTTTGGTGAACCAAAAATTGAAGAAGCTATTGAAAATGTTATTTTCAAAAATGCTGTCAACAATACTTTGTTTTTTGACTTTTTAGGAAATGATGCCTTAAAAAGAAATTCTCCTTTAAGCTTCTTTAAGAAATTTATTGTTGAAGAAGAAGGTCCGCATAAAGGTAAATTTGATATAAAAACACGTGCTTTAATGCCATTAATTGATGGTGCGCGTTTATTGATATTAAATGCTAATATTAAAGGAATTCAAAATACTTACTTAAGATTCAAGCAATTAGCGATAACAGATTCTAAAAATGCAGAAATTTATTTAAGCTGTGCAGATGCTTTCTTAACGCTTTCGAAATTTAGAACTGTTGAAGGATTAAAAAATGACGACTCTGGCCAATATATTAATTTAAGAGAAATGTCAAAAACTGACAAAGAGAAATTAAAAAATGCTTTAACCCCAATGAAAGACCTGGAGGAACTGATTAAGAGTAAATTTCAATTGACACAATTCTCATAA
- a CDS encoding multidrug effflux MFS transporter, producing the protein MTTKKYIQLILILGSLTALGPFSIDMYLPGFSGIAKDLNTTVAKVSMSLSSYFIGISAGQLLYGPLLDRFGRKKPLFIGLLVYILASLGCIYVADIDSFILLRFVQAIGSCAATVASVAMVRDLFPVKDIPKVFSLLMLVVGLSPMLAPTIGGYVTEDLGWHAVFFILMCMGIVILAASQIGLPNTYKPDTSISLKPKPIITNFLAVLKEPQFYTYAFTGAIAFSGLFSYVAASPIVFMDIYKVDAKTYGWIFALMSVSFIGSSQLNSMLLKRFSSGQMIFGALISQSVISIIFLILALNDLLGLYQTIGMLFLFLACLGISNPNTAGLTLAPFAKNTGSASALMGAIQLGLGALASFAIGVFVKDSVTPMVAIMATTTITAFIILNIGKRFIKNKVELSDSDDVMIAH; encoded by the coding sequence ATGACAACAAAAAAATATATTCAGCTGATCCTCATTTTAGGTTCACTTACAGCCTTAGGTCCCTTTTCTATTGATATGTATCTGCCTGGTTTCTCTGGAATTGCAAAAGATTTAAATACAACTGTAGCAAAAGTTTCGATGAGTTTATCGAGTTATTTCATCGGTATTTCCGCTGGACAATTGCTTTATGGACCATTATTGGATCGTTTTGGACGAAAAAAACCGCTCTTCATCGGTCTACTTGTTTACATTTTGGCTTCTTTAGGCTGTATTTATGTTGCTGATATTGATTCTTTTATCTTACTTCGTTTTGTACAGGCAATTGGAAGTTGTGCTGCAACTGTAGCTTCTGTTGCAATGGTTCGAGATTTGTTTCCTGTAAAGGATATTCCAAAAGTATTTTCACTTTTAATGCTTGTTGTCGGGCTTTCGCCAATGCTGGCGCCTACAATTGGCGGTTACGTTACAGAAGATTTAGGCTGGCACGCCGTATTCTTTATATTAATGTGTATGGGAATTGTAATTTTAGCGGCGTCTCAAATTGGGCTTCCAAACACTTATAAACCAGACACTTCAATTTCATTAAAACCAAAACCGATTATTACTAATTTCTTAGCCGTTTTAAAAGAACCTCAATTTTATACGTATGCTTTCACTGGAGCAATAGCTTTCTCAGGATTATTTTCTTATGTAGCAGCATCTCCTATCGTATTTATGGATATTTATAAGGTTGACGCCAAAACTTACGGTTGGATTTTTGCTTTAATGTCTGTCAGTTTTATTGGTTCTAGTCAATTGAATTCTATGTTGTTAAAAAGATTTTCTAGTGGACAAATGATTTTTGGAGCATTAATTTCTCAATCAGTAATTAGTATTATATTCTTGATTTTAGCTTTAAATGACCTGTTAGGATTATACCAAACTATCGGAATGTTGTTTTTATTTTTGGCTTGTTTGGGAATTTCAAATCCGAATACAGCTGGATTAACGCTTGCTCCTTTTGCTAAAAATACAGGAAGTGCATCTGCTTTAATGGGAGCTATTCAGTTGGGATTAGGTGCGTTAGCATCATTTGCAATTGGTGTTTTCGTAAAAGATTCTGTAACTCCAATGGTTGCCATTATGGCAACTACAACTATAACAGCATTTATTATTTTAAATATTGGGAAACGATTTATAAAAAATAAAGTAGAACTTTCGGATAGCGATGATGTTATGATTGCTCATTAA
- a CDS encoding NAD(P)/FAD-dependent oxidoreductase, whose translation MKIVIIGGGFAGINLAKELVDHPQIQVTLVDKNNYNFFPPLIYQVATAFLEPSSISYPFRKFFAGKKNLQFRLGELLSVVPAEKKIVLNNGELTYDHLVFATGAETSYFGMENVMKNAIPMKTLNDAIEMRNALLKNLEKAAICKDMRKRRKLLTIVVAGGGPTGVEVSGMFAEMRKNILLKEYPELDTSASNVYLVDGGDALLSPMSKESQKDTLEALTKLGVVVKLNTKVVDYVDDTVFFEGGETIKTKNLIWAAGVSAKIFEGIPKESYGRGRRMATDQYNKVNGLENVYAIGDTAITAGDKNFPDGHPQVAQVAIQQGLNLAKNFKAMVKNKPLTPFMYKDKGSMAIIGKNKAVVDLPSPKWHFKGFFAWVIWLFIHLISLITYRNRLNTFWNWMVAYFAKDQSLRMIIRPEKRQQS comes from the coding sequence ATGAAAATAGTCATTATTGGAGGTGGATTTGCAGGAATCAATCTGGCAAAAGAACTTGTAGACCATCCTCAAATACAAGTAACACTTGTAGACAAGAATAATTATAACTTTTTCCCACCACTTATATATCAAGTTGCTACGGCTTTTTTGGAGCCATCAAGCATCAGTTATCCTTTTAGAAAGTTTTTTGCAGGTAAAAAAAACCTGCAGTTTCGTTTAGGTGAATTATTATCTGTTGTCCCAGCAGAAAAGAAAATCGTGCTGAACAATGGAGAATTGACATACGATCATTTGGTTTTTGCAACTGGAGCCGAAACCAGCTACTTTGGCATGGAAAACGTAATGAAAAATGCCATTCCGATGAAGACATTAAATGATGCCATCGAAATGCGTAACGCATTGCTTAAAAACCTAGAAAAGGCTGCTATCTGTAAAGATATGCGCAAAAGACGCAAATTATTGACCATTGTAGTTGCCGGAGGAGGACCAACAGGAGTGGAGGTTTCTGGAATGTTTGCAGAAATGCGAAAAAATATACTTTTAAAAGAATATCCAGAATTAGATACATCTGCAAGTAATGTTTATTTAGTTGATGGAGGAGATGCTTTACTGTCTCCAATGAGTAAAGAATCTCAAAAAGATACTTTAGAGGCGTTGACAAAATTAGGAGTTGTGGTAAAACTAAACACTAAAGTTGTTGATTATGTAGATGATACTGTATTTTTTGAAGGTGGAGAAACGATTAAAACTAAAAACTTAATCTGGGCCGCTGGAGTTTCTGCTAAAATTTTCGAAGGAATTCCGAAAGAAAGTTATGGCCGCGGAAGACGTATGGCGACTGACCAATACAATAAAGTAAACGGATTAGAAAATGTCTATGCGATTGGTGATACAGCAATTACTGCTGGAGATAAAAATTTCCCTGACGGACACCCACAGGTTGCGCAAGTTGCTATTCAACAAGGACTTAATCTAGCTAAAAACTTTAAAGCTATGGTTAAAAATAAACCTTTGACTCCATTTATGTATAAAGACAAAGGTTCAATGGCAATCATTGGAAAAAACAAAGCTGTAGTAGATTTACCAAGTCCAAAATGGCATTTTAAAGGATTTTTTGCTTGGGTTATCTGGCTGTTTATTCACTTGATTTCTTTGATTACTTACCGAAACAGATTAAATACATTCTGGAATTGGATGGTTGCTTATTTCGCAAAAGATCAATCTCTTAGAATGATTATTCGACCAGAAAAAAGACAGCAAAGTTAG